The following coding sequences lie in one Calypte anna isolate BGI_N300 chromosome 7, bCalAnn1_v1.p, whole genome shotgun sequence genomic window:
- the AAMP gene encoding angio-associated migratory cell protein has translation MEPAEGPGSLSFHGDEEIIEVVELGPPGPDDLADEMEDADFDDEGAEEPDAEAWETEDDEGVEDGMEAQDDSEVTFSLHSASVFCVSLDPKTNTLAVTGGEDDKAFVWRVSDGELLFECSGHKDSVTCAGFSHDSVFVATGDMSGLIKVWRVDTKEEVWSFEVGDLEWMEWHPQAHVLLAGTADGNSWMWKIPSGDCKTFQGPACPATCGRILPDGKRAVVGYEDGTMRIWDLKQGTSLHVLKGQDGHQDPLTCVASNQDGSLIMTGSVDCHAKLVNSTTGKVVCVFKMESTAPKVPSSEGEEAESNSVESLGFCNVMPLAAVGYLDGTLAIYDLSTQTLRHKCQHESGIVQLLWEESSAVVYTCSLDGAVRLWDARSGKMISEYRGHSAEILDFAVNKDASIVVTTSGDHQAKVFCVQRPDR, from the exons ATGGAGCCCGCCGAGGGCCCGGGGTCGCTGAGCTTCCACGGCGATGAGGAGATCATTGAGGTGGTGGAGCTGGGCCCGCCCGGGCCGG ATGACCTGGCCGACGAGATGGAGGACGCGGACTTTGACGACGAGGGAGCAGAAGAGCCCGATGCTGAGGCTTGGGAGACAGAGGATGACGAGGGGGTGGAGGATGGCATGGAGGCACAGGACGACAGCGAGGTGACATTCTCCCTCCATTCGG CTTCTGTTTTCTGCGTGAGCCTTGACCCCAAGACCAACACACTGGCAGTGACAGGAGGGGAGGATGACAAAGCCTTCGTGTGGCGCGTGAGTGATGGAGAGCTCCTGTTCGAGTGCTCAG GACACAAGGACTCGGTCACCTGTGCTGGCTTCAGTCACGACTCGGTGTTTGTGGCCACAGGTGACATGTCTGGGCTTATCAAAGTGTGGCGGGTAGATACCAAGGAAGAAGTGTGGTCCTTTGAGGTGGGGGACTTGGAG TGGATGGAGTGGCACCCTCAAGCCCATGTCCTTCTGGCGGGCACGGCTGATGGCAACTCCTGGATGTGGAAGATCCCCAGTGGAGACTGCAAAACTTTCCAGGGCCCTGCGTGCCCAGCCACGTGTGGCAGGATCCTGCCTGATG GGAAGCGAGCAGTGGTGGGGTATGAGGATGGGACCATGCGCATCTGGGACCTGAAGCAGGGAACCTCGCTGCATGTCCTGAAAG GCCAAGATGGCCACCAGGATCCCTTGACCTGCGTGGCCAGTAACCAGGACGGCAGTTTGATCATGACAGGCTCTGTAGACTGTCACGCGAAGCTGGTCAACTCCACCACAGGCAAG GTGGTCTGCGTGTTCAAGATGGAGAGCACTGCCCCCAAGGTCCCCAGCAGTGAGGGTGAGGAGGCAGAGTCCAATTCGGTGGAGTCGCTGGGATTCTGTAATGT GATGCCACTGGCTGCTGTGGGCTACCTGGACGGCACACTGGCTATCTATGACCTCTCCACACAGACCTTAAGGCATAAATGCCAACACGAG tcAGGGATTGTGCAGTTGCTGTGGGAGGAGAGCTCGGCCGTGGTGTACACCTGCAGCCTGGATGGGGCCGTGCGGCTCTGGGATGCCCGCTCGGGGAAGATGATCAGCGAGTATCGGGGGCACTCAGCTGAAATCCTTGACTTTGCCGTCAACAA GGATGCCTCCATTGTGGTGACGACCTCCGGTGACCACCAAGCCAAAGTGTTCTGCGTCCAGCGCCCCGATCGCTAG
- the PNKD gene encoding probable hydrolase PNKD isoform X2, which yields MQRGRRSPARRSMAAALGGLRVPLVAARWAVGAATSGGQRVPLGTRLLGQSCQRAAGPRAGPEPSSGGLPEGVEYIPTRKKGKNPMKPVGVAWYSLYARTRLGYLFYQRQVKKARERYPHGHSVPEPCHFPGVKILPIPVLSNNYSYLVIDTDSGQAAVVDPSDPLAVQAAIEEEGVMLEAIFCTHKHWDHSGGNTALRQQHGSCKVYGSALDAIPELTNPLVDREKVNVGCLTFEALATPGHTVGHMVYVLDGGPFGGPPCLFSGDLLFLAGCGRLFEGSPETMLTSLDVAVSLGEDTLLWPGHEYALECLTFASLLELDNPALEQKLQWATQQRQEKRSTCPSTLGEEQTYNPFLRTHRPELQAVLGLWQGEGEHPDTFRARILKEVRRRKDLYKAT from the exons ATGCAGCGGGGTCGCCGCTCACCGGCACGGCGCAGCATGGCGGCGGCGCTCGGAGGGCTGCGGG TGCCGCTGGTGGCAGCGAGGTGGGCAGTGGGTGCCGCCACCTCCGGCGGGCAGCGGGTTCCCCTGGGCACACGGctcctggggcagagctgccagcgGGCAGCGGGGCCACGGGCCGGCCCGGAGCCCAGCAGCGGGGGGCTGCCCGAAGGGGTGGAATACATCCCCACACGCAAGAAGGGCAAGAACCCGATGAAGCCGGTGGGGGTGGCCTG GTACAGCCTGTATGCCCGCACACGGCTGGGCTACCTCTTCTACCAGCGACAGGTGAAGAAGGCCCGGGAGCGGTACCCACACGGCCACTCCGTGCCTGAGCCTTGCCACTTCCCTG GGGTGAAAATCCTGCCCATTCCCGTGCTCTCCAACAACTACAGCTACCTGGTAATCGACACTGACTCTGGCCAAGCAGCAGTTGTTGATCCCTCTGACCCACTGGCCGTGCAG GCTGCTATTGAAGAAGAGGGGGTGATGCTGGAGGCCATATTCTGTACCCACAAACACTG GGACCACAGTGGGGGGAACACAGCGCTTCGCCAGCAGCATGGCTCCTGCAAGGTGTACGGCAGTGCCCTTGATGCCATCCCAGAGCTCACCAA CCCTCTTGTGGACAGGGAGAAGGTGAATGTGGGCTGCCTGACCTTCGAGGCGCTTGCTACGCCTGGCCACACTGTGGGCCACATGGTGTATGTGCTGGATGGGGGACCCTTTGGTGGCCCTCCCTGCCTGTTCTCGGGGGACCTGTTATTCCTTGCTGGCTGTG GCAGACTTTTTGAAGGCTCCCCTGAAACCATGCTCACCTCCCTGGACGTGGCTGTGAGTTTGGGTGAGGACACACTGCTGTGGCCAG GCCATGAGTATGCGCTGGAGTGCCTGACTTTCGCCAGCCTCCTGGAGCTGGACAACCctgctctggagcagaagctgcagtggGCGacacagcagaggcaggagaagaggagcACG TGCCCCTCTACACTGGGGGAGGAACAGACCTACAACCCCTTCCTGCGGACCCACCggccagagctgcaggcagtgctggggctgtggcaAGGCGAGGGGGAGCACCCTGACACCTTCCGTGCCCGCATCCTCAAGGAGGTGCGGAGGCGCAAGGACCTCTACAAAGCCACTTag
- the TMBIM1 gene encoding protein lifeguard 3, with protein sequence MAQPNAPPPYDDKNPLYPPPPGGYPQPPHYAGGYPQPGGYPAAGGYPQPGGYPAAGGYPQPGMAMPTMPIRFGHDGIGDGSPFQSANWDDRKVRHTFIRKVYAIISLQLLVTVGIIAMFTFVSPVRSFVQRNVAIYYASYAVFLVTYLMLACCQGPRRRFPWNIILLSIFTLAMGLMTGTIASMYRTNAVLIAILITAIVAIIVTIFCFQTKVDFTSCPGLFCVLGIVVMVTGIVTAIVLSFKYVPWLHMLYAAIGAIAFTLFLAYDTQLVLGNRKNTLSPEEYVYGALTIYTDIIYIFTFMLQIVGRD encoded by the exons ATGGCGCAGCCCAACGCGCCCCCCCCCTATGATGACAAGAACCCTCTCTATCCCCCGCCTCCGGGGGGAtacccccaacccccccactATGCTGGGGGGTACCCACAGCCTGGGGGATACCCTGCAGCAGGGGGATACCCACAACCTGGGGGATACCCTGCAGCAGGGGGGTACCCACAGCCAGGGATGGCCATGCCCACCATGCCTATTCGATTTG GTCATGATGGCATTGGGGATGGTTCCCCCTTCCAATCAGCCAACTGGGACGACAGGAAAGTCCGGCATACTTTCATCCGCAAG GTCTATGCTATcatctccctgcagctgctggtgacAGTGGGGATCATTGCCATGTTCACCTTCGT ctcccctgTCCGCTCCTTCGTCCAGAGGAATGTTGCGATTTATTATGCCTCATA TGCTGTGTTCCTGGTGACCTACCTGATGCTGGCCTGCTGCCAAGGTCCCCG GAGACGCTTCCCCTGGAACATCATCCTGCTGAGCATCTTT ACGCTGGCCATGGGACTGATGACAGGGACAATTGCCAG CATGTACCGGACCAATGCTGTCTTGATTGCCATTCTCATCACTGCCATTGTGGCCATCATTGTCACCATCTTCTGCTTCCAGACCAAG GTTGATTTTACATCATGTCCAGGGCTCTTCTGTGTGCTGGGCATCGTGGTGATGGTGACTGGGATAGTCACTGCCATTGTTCTCTCTTTCAAATAT GTCCCCTGGCTTCATATGCTGTATGCAGCCATTGGTGCCATCGCCTTCACCCTG tTCCTTGCCTATGACACCCAACTTGTGTTGGGGAACAGGAAGAACACGCTCAGCCCTGAGGAATATGTCTATGGTGCTCTTACCATCTACACTGACATCATCTACATCTTCACCTTCATGCTGCAGATTGTAGGCCGGGATTAG
- the PNKD gene encoding probable hydrolase PNKD isoform X1 translates to MALAGPLLFRLGYSLYARTRLGYLFYQRQVKKARERYPHGHSVPEPCHFPGVKILPIPVLSNNYSYLVIDTDSGQAAVVDPSDPLAVQAAIEEEGVMLEAIFCTHKHWDHSGGNTALRQQHGSCKVYGSALDAIPELTNPLVDREKVNVGCLTFEALATPGHTVGHMVYVLDGGPFGGPPCLFSGDLLFLAGCGRLFEGSPETMLTSLDVAVSLGEDTLLWPGHEYALECLTFASLLELDNPALEQKLQWATQQRQEKRSTCPSTLGEEQTYNPFLRTHRPELQAVLGLWQGEGEHPDTFRARILKEVRRRKDLYKAT, encoded by the exons ATGGCCCTCGCCGGTCCGCTGCTGTTCCGCTTGGG GTACAGCCTGTATGCCCGCACACGGCTGGGCTACCTCTTCTACCAGCGACAGGTGAAGAAGGCCCGGGAGCGGTACCCACACGGCCACTCCGTGCCTGAGCCTTGCCACTTCCCTG GGGTGAAAATCCTGCCCATTCCCGTGCTCTCCAACAACTACAGCTACCTGGTAATCGACACTGACTCTGGCCAAGCAGCAGTTGTTGATCCCTCTGACCCACTGGCCGTGCAG GCTGCTATTGAAGAAGAGGGGGTGATGCTGGAGGCCATATTCTGTACCCACAAACACTG GGACCACAGTGGGGGGAACACAGCGCTTCGCCAGCAGCATGGCTCCTGCAAGGTGTACGGCAGTGCCCTTGATGCCATCCCAGAGCTCACCAA CCCTCTTGTGGACAGGGAGAAGGTGAATGTGGGCTGCCTGACCTTCGAGGCGCTTGCTACGCCTGGCCACACTGTGGGCCACATGGTGTATGTGCTGGATGGGGGACCCTTTGGTGGCCCTCCCTGCCTGTTCTCGGGGGACCTGTTATTCCTTGCTGGCTGTG GCAGACTTTTTGAAGGCTCCCCTGAAACCATGCTCACCTCCCTGGACGTGGCTGTGAGTTTGGGTGAGGACACACTGCTGTGGCCAG GCCATGAGTATGCGCTGGAGTGCCTGACTTTCGCCAGCCTCCTGGAGCTGGACAACCctgctctggagcagaagctgcagtggGCGacacagcagaggcaggagaagaggagcACG TGCCCCTCTACACTGGGGGAGGAACAGACCTACAACCCCTTCCTGCGGACCCACCggccagagctgcaggcagtgctggggctgtggcaAGGCGAGGGGGAGCACCCTGACACCTTCCGTGCCCGCATCCTCAAGGAGGTGCGGAGGCGCAAGGACCTCTACAAAGCCACTTag
- the CATIP gene encoding ciliogenesis-associated TTC17-interacting protein codes for MEHHPKGQRDTPALTQAAAELLNLIGPEELERCLFTERLEVVAAGDEPRDQAAGDQPGDQTMGQWWAAAQWAPYKQAGKPMRSCLLVRAGFRVRRDGVPCSSTLKAYVTPLLETLEQEEQERLELRAHLVERRIHMVYHEHGMTVTRTLQEGEEEPQTRSFYYLRAELQGVMPEGASILLLRVLACQQAVPAGLVFPTIDTEGQLCTSSYRALGIQQQAVGSAEAEVFVMERAVHTRAGTSTIWHSSFLPSGRLVRRMQVGSPMLVLLQNESALGETSEVEPQPPSPKRPLDWEEDIQLYSWFLNRKEELEASHTEYLEQHPEFWAVLSDFIQAVLLRQPCDLISFAAQFFAPFNRQRPPGTRFACARVARPPLRGPLPHHPPAKGE; via the exons ATGGAGCACCACCCCAAGGGCCAGCGGGACACCCCAGCCCTCACGCAGGCAGCCGCCGAGCTCCTGAATCTCATCG GGCCGGAGGAGCTGGAGCGCTGCCTGTTCACTGAGAGGCTGGAAGTGGTGGCAGCAGGGGATGAGCCGAGGGACCAGGCTGCAGGGGACCAGCCAGGGGACCAGACTATGGGCCAGTGGTGGGCAGCAGCCCAATGGGCACCCTACAAGCAGGCAGGCAAGCCGATGCGGAGCTGCCTCCTGGTGCGAGCTGGCTTCCGTGTCAGGCGGGATGGCgtgccctgctccagcaccctcAAAG CCTATGTGACCCCGCTGCTTGAgaccctggagcaggaggagcaggagcgTCTGGAG ctcagagcaCATCTGGTAGAGAGGAGGATCCATATGGTGTACCACGAGCACGGCATGACTGTCACTAGGACGCTCCAGGAAGGAGAA GAAGAACCACAGACTCGGAGCTTTTACTACCTCCgggctgagctgcagggggTGATGCCAGAAGGtgccagcatcctgctgctgcgGGTGCTGGCGTGCCAGCAGGCTGTGCCCGCTGGCCTCGTCTTCCCGACCATCGACACCGAGGGCCAACTCTGCACCTCCAGCTAC CGTGCCCTGGGCAtccagcagcaggcagtgggctcagcagaggcagaggtgtTTGTGATGGAGCGAGCTGTGCACACCAGGGCAGGCACCTCCACCATCTGGCACAGCAGCTTCCTCCCCAGCGG GCGTTTGGTCCGACGGATGCAGGTCGGCTCCCCAATGCTGGTGCTTCTGCAGAATGAGTCTGCCCTTGGTGAAACAA GTGAGGTCGAGccccagcctccctctcccAAACGGCCCCTGGACTGGGAGGAGGACATCCAGCTTTATTCCTGGTTCCTGaacaggaag gaggagctggaagcatcCCATACTGAATACCTCGAGCAGCACCCCGAGTTCTGGGCAGTGCTGAGCGACTTCATCCAGGCCGTGCTTCTGCGGCAGCCCTGCGACCTCATCTCCTTTGCCGCCCAATTCTTTGCCCCATTCAATCGCCAGCGCCCTCCTGGGACCCGCTTTGCCTGTGCCAGAGTTGCCAGACCCCCTCTCCGCGGTCCCCTGCCTCACCACCCTCCAGCTAAGGGGGAATAA
- the SLC11A1 gene encoding natural resistance-associated macrophage protein 1 isoform X2, with translation MASLEPGLTASLNQGQAQAYSTRGSPVPPQHRGTQDQTYLDELISIPKGGKPGFSFRKLWAFTGPGFLMSIAYLDPGNVESDLQCGAVAGFKLLWVLLWATILGLLCQRLAIRLGVVTGKDLSEICYLYYPKVPRVLLWLMIEIAIIGSDMQEVIGTAIAFSLLSAGHIPLWGGVLITIVDTLFFLFLDKYGLRKLEAFFGLLITIMALTFGYEYVLARPGQVEVLKGIFLPYCLGCGREELLQAVGIVGAIIMPHNIFLHSSLVKTRVIDRSKKEAVQEANTYFLIESCLALFVSFLINLFVMAVFGEAFYHQRNEDVHNKCINSSISHYANIFPTNNETVSVDIYQGGVILGCYFGAVALYIWAIGILAAGQSSTMTGTYAGQFVMEGFLQLRWSRFARVLFTRSFAVLPTVFVAAFRDVSHLTGMNDLLNVLQSILLPFAVLPVLTFTSLRPLMQDFTNSLPGKVLMTLITGLVCAINIYFVVDFLPTLQGFEYYIPLGLLLAAYVAFVTYLIWTCSIAHGARFLAQGRHSRFSFGISLDPPVLAGTQ, from the exons ATGGCATCACTGGAGCCAG GCCTCACCGCATCCCTGAACCAGGGCCAAGCCCAGGCTTACAGCACCAGGGGGAGCCCCGTGCCCCCACAGCACCGTGGCACCCAGGATCAGACCTACCTGGACGAGCTCATCAGCATCCCCAAGGGTGGCAAG CCTGGTTTCAGCTTTAGGAAACTCTGGGCTTTCACTGGTCCTGGTTTCCTCATGAGCATCGCCTACCTGGACCCAGGCAATGTGGAGTCAGACCTACAATGTGGGGCAGTGGCGGGATTCAAG ctgctctgggtgctgctgtgggcCACTAtcctggggctgctgtgccAGCGCCTGGCCATCCGGCTGGGTGTGGTGACGGGGAAGGACCTGAGTGAGATTTGCTACCTCTATTACCCCAAG GTGCCTCGCGTGCTGCTATGGCTCATGATTGAGATTGCCATCATTGGCTCCGACATGCAGGAGGTAATTGGGACAGCCATCGCCTTCAGTCTGCTCTCAGCTGGCCA catccctctCTGGGGTGGGGTCCTCATCACCATCGTGGacacccttttctttctcttcctcgACAAGTATG GACTCCGCAAACTGGAGGCTTTCTTTGGCCTCCTTATCACCATCATGGCCCTGACCTTTGGCTACGAG TATGTGCTGGCAAGACCAGGGCAGGTGGAGGTGTTGAAGGGAATTTTCCTGCCTTACTGTCTGGGCTGTGGGCGAGAGGAGCTGCTTCAGGCTGTGGGCATTGTTGGTGCCATCATTATGCCTCATAACATCTTCCTCCACTCCTCCTTGGTCAAG ACAAGGGTGATTGACCGGTCCAAGAAGGAGGCGGTGCAAGAGGCCAATACATATTTCCTGATCGAGTCCTGCCTGGCCCTCTTTGTCTCCTTTCTCATCAACCTCTTTGTCATGGCTGTCTTCGGCGAGGCTTTCTACCACCAGCGAAACGAGGATGTG CACAACAAGTGTATCAACAGCAGCATCAGCCACTACGCCAACATCTTCCCTACCAACAATGAGACGGTCTCTGTGGATATCTACCAGGGG GGTGTCATCCTGGGATGCTATTTTGGGGCAGTGGCACTGTACATCTGGGCCATTGGGATcctggcagcagggcagagctccaCAATGACCGGGACCTACGCGGGACAGTTTGTCATGGAG GGCTTCCTGCAGCTCCGCTGGTCTCGCTTTGCACGGGTGCTCTTCACCCGCTCCTTTGCCGTTTTGCCCACTGTTTTCGTGGCTGCCTTCAGGGATGTCAGTCATCTCACAGGCATGAACGACCTGCTCAATGTCCTCCAGAGCATCCTG CTGCCCTTTGCTGTCCTGCCTGTCCTCACCTTCACCAGCCTGCGCCCACTAATGCAGGACTTCACCAACAGCCT CCCCGGGAAGGTGCTAATGACCCTCATCACCGGGCTGGTCTGTGCCATCAACATCTACTTCGTCGTGGACTTCCTGCCCACCCTGCAGGGCTTTGAGTACTACATCCCCCTGggcctgctgctggctgcctaTGTGGCCTTTGTCACCTACCTG ATCTGGACTT
- the SLC11A1 gene encoding natural resistance-associated macrophage protein 1 isoform X1, translating to MELLPHDPHWAGTGLTASLNQGQAQAYSTRGSPVPPQHRGTQDQTYLDELISIPKGGKPGFSFRKLWAFTGPGFLMSIAYLDPGNVESDLQCGAVAGFKLLWVLLWATILGLLCQRLAIRLGVVTGKDLSEICYLYYPKVPRVLLWLMIEIAIIGSDMQEVIGTAIAFSLLSAGHIPLWGGVLITIVDTLFFLFLDKYGLRKLEAFFGLLITIMALTFGYEYVLARPGQVEVLKGIFLPYCLGCGREELLQAVGIVGAIIMPHNIFLHSSLVKTRVIDRSKKEAVQEANTYFLIESCLALFVSFLINLFVMAVFGEAFYHQRNEDVHNKCINSSISHYANIFPTNNETVSVDIYQGGVILGCYFGAVALYIWAIGILAAGQSSTMTGTYAGQFVMEGFLQLRWSRFARVLFTRSFAVLPTVFVAAFRDVSHLTGMNDLLNVLQSILLPFAVLPVLTFTSLRPLMQDFTNSLPGKVLMTLITGLVCAINIYFVVDFLPTLQGFEYYIPLGLLLAAYVAFVTYLIWTCSIAHGARFLAQGRHSRFSFGISLDPPVLAGTQ from the exons atggagctCCTCCCTCATGACCCTCACTGGGCAGGGACAG GCCTCACCGCATCCCTGAACCAGGGCCAAGCCCAGGCTTACAGCACCAGGGGGAGCCCCGTGCCCCCACAGCACCGTGGCACCCAGGATCAGACCTACCTGGACGAGCTCATCAGCATCCCCAAGGGTGGCAAG CCTGGTTTCAGCTTTAGGAAACTCTGGGCTTTCACTGGTCCTGGTTTCCTCATGAGCATCGCCTACCTGGACCCAGGCAATGTGGAGTCAGACCTACAATGTGGGGCAGTGGCGGGATTCAAG ctgctctgggtgctgctgtgggcCACTAtcctggggctgctgtgccAGCGCCTGGCCATCCGGCTGGGTGTGGTGACGGGGAAGGACCTGAGTGAGATTTGCTACCTCTATTACCCCAAG GTGCCTCGCGTGCTGCTATGGCTCATGATTGAGATTGCCATCATTGGCTCCGACATGCAGGAGGTAATTGGGACAGCCATCGCCTTCAGTCTGCTCTCAGCTGGCCA catccctctCTGGGGTGGGGTCCTCATCACCATCGTGGacacccttttctttctcttcctcgACAAGTATG GACTCCGCAAACTGGAGGCTTTCTTTGGCCTCCTTATCACCATCATGGCCCTGACCTTTGGCTACGAG TATGTGCTGGCAAGACCAGGGCAGGTGGAGGTGTTGAAGGGAATTTTCCTGCCTTACTGTCTGGGCTGTGGGCGAGAGGAGCTGCTTCAGGCTGTGGGCATTGTTGGTGCCATCATTATGCCTCATAACATCTTCCTCCACTCCTCCTTGGTCAAG ACAAGGGTGATTGACCGGTCCAAGAAGGAGGCGGTGCAAGAGGCCAATACATATTTCCTGATCGAGTCCTGCCTGGCCCTCTTTGTCTCCTTTCTCATCAACCTCTTTGTCATGGCTGTCTTCGGCGAGGCTTTCTACCACCAGCGAAACGAGGATGTG CACAACAAGTGTATCAACAGCAGCATCAGCCACTACGCCAACATCTTCCCTACCAACAATGAGACGGTCTCTGTGGATATCTACCAGGGG GGTGTCATCCTGGGATGCTATTTTGGGGCAGTGGCACTGTACATCTGGGCCATTGGGATcctggcagcagggcagagctccaCAATGACCGGGACCTACGCGGGACAGTTTGTCATGGAG GGCTTCCTGCAGCTCCGCTGGTCTCGCTTTGCACGGGTGCTCTTCACCCGCTCCTTTGCCGTTTTGCCCACTGTTTTCGTGGCTGCCTTCAGGGATGTCAGTCATCTCACAGGCATGAACGACCTGCTCAATGTCCTCCAGAGCATCCTG CTGCCCTTTGCTGTCCTGCCTGTCCTCACCTTCACCAGCCTGCGCCCACTAATGCAGGACTTCACCAACAGCCT CCCCGGGAAGGTGCTAATGACCCTCATCACCGGGCTGGTCTGTGCCATCAACATCTACTTCGTCGTGGACTTCCTGCCCACCCTGCAGGGCTTTGAGTACTACATCCCCCTGggcctgctgctggctgcctaTGTGGCCTTTGTCACCTACCTG ATCTGGACTT